The DNA region ATGTTTTCGGTTCGGTCTTCGGGGCCGAAGCCCAGGCCGAACCGCTGTGCGAATCCGGCGCCGTGCAGCTCTTCGAGCATCTTCGGCGTGGCGTTCAGGCCGTGGCGTACGTTGTCGCCGTCCAGCAGGTAGGTCCGCACGCCGCGGGCGTGCAGCTTCTGATCCACCAGGTTCGCCACGGTGCTCTTGCCGGAGCCGCTCAGCCCCGTGAACCAGACGACGCGGCCGCGGTGCCCCCCCTGCGCTTCGCGCATCCCGCGATCGACCGATTGCTGGTGCCAGACCACTTGCGGGGTAGACATGGGGTTGGTCAGTGGTCCGTGGTCAGTTGTGCGTAGGTCGCGATTTTGGGCGACGGATGCTAACCCGCCGAGCACGCCACAAGGCGCGCCCCCAATCCTAACCAACAATGCCCGCCAGTTCACAGAGGTTGGCGTCCAGCACCGGCTGCGGACAGCTCCATACCAGGAAGAACAGCGACTCCCTGCACCACCGCCCCGCGGGGTGTCCCGCTACGTAGCCGGCGCCCTTGGCGGCTGCCAGCGACGCTTGGGCGGCGCGGAGCGCCAGGCTGTTGGCACGTCGGCGGAGCGACTCGGTCGTGCACGACGGGGCGCCGCGGGTGATCGACAGCAGGTCGGCGACCAGCTCGTCCCGCTCGGCGACGATCGCCGCGGTCGGGCCGTGCAGGTTCTCGCGACGCTGGCCCTCGTGGTTCAGCAGCCCGATCGCCGCCGAGGCGAGCCCCAACGCCAGCGTTGACGTCTCGTGCCCCCCGGTGCGGCCGCCGATCCCCTGGGCCATGACGTTCTCAACAGGTCCCGCGAGCAGCAGGTCGTCGCCGATCTGGGCGCCGTCGAACCGCACCGGGCCGGTAGAACTGGCCGAGACGCCGACTAGTTCGAACGGCGCCTGGGCCGTGACCCCTTCGAGCGACCCGGGGACAACGGCAAGCAACTGCTCGCTGGTAGGCTCGTCCCGGTCCATCACGGTCGCGCCGACCACCAGCCAGTCGGCGTGGTCGCCGCCGGTGACCCAAGGGGCGGCGCCGTCGAGCCGCCAGCCCGCGTCGGTCCGCGTGGCCCGCAGCATCGGCTGCTTGAGGTGCCGGCCGCTGGTGGTGAGGTGGCTGATGCCGACGGTGGCCAGCGCCGCGCCGCTGGCCAGGCCAGGCAGCAGGCGGGCGCGCAGCGCATCGCTCCCGCCGCCGGCGATCCTGCGGCACGCGCCGGTGCGCTGGGTGATGACAAACGTGGTCGTTAGACAGGCCTCGCTCAAGGCGAGGTAGCCGCGGACGACCGCCTCTTCGTCCCAACCAAACCCGCCGTGCTCGGGCGCCAAGAACCAACGGAACACGCCCGCCTCGCCGCACAGGCGGAGCTGCTCGGCGGGGAAGGCGCCGGCGCGGTCGGTCTCGCCGGCGCGCTCGGCGAGCTGCTTGCAGAGCGCGGCGAGTTCGGGGGAGTCGGGGGTTTCGATCATGAGGCCTTTACTTTGCAGATGGTTCGAACCGCCGCCAGCCCCGGCCGCGTCGGTGCGGGGTCGTGTCCTTTTGTCCCTCTCCCCACAAACGTTTTTCTCAGCCGCCCAGCGCCGCCGCGACGTAACTCCTTACACAGCGTCGCCCGGCCCGTGCCGTTGCCCCCCAAGCAAGGGGTTTGAGGCGGGGTCGTGTCCATCGCCACGGGACACAAACACCCACAATCGGACACCTGCTGGACACACGTGGGACACGCCGTCCACCAGACGGAGCCGCGTCCACCGAACATCCATCCGACCCCCCCCAGACACTGCGTCACCCGAGGCCCAGCTACAATCGTAAGCGGACGCATTGTCTCACACCCGCCGGCGGTTCTCTAGCGTAAGAAATAGCCACGTGATCCTGGCCACCCGGTGGCGGTTGGACTCGACCCATTCGCGGCTGCGTGCGTACCGGCGGGAACGGTTGCCCGGATCCGGCGCTAACTGTTGGAGTTGTTCGCCGCACGGCGCCAAGTCGAGACCACGAGCCAGAATGAGAACGCGATTTGCGTGAAGTCGGCATCGGGGTCTCGCACCGCGATCGTGGCCCGACGCGTCAAGAGGTGAACCGGCGCAATGAACGCGACCAGTCGGCCCGACCGTTCGACGCGAAAGCTGCGACCGAACGGAGACGCGGCGCGTAGCACGAGCGAGCCCTCCAGCGACCCAATCGTGAAGGTCCGTGTGAACGCAGAAGCCTTTTGCGCCGTGGCGATTTGCTGTCCCGCGCTGCTCAGCGTCCACTGCCCGCTAAACACCCCGTGCTTATGCACTTCCAGCGGCGCCCCGTCGGCCACGATTGATCCCTGCTCGCTCAGCCAGTTGAACTCCAGGCTCGCGCGATGGCCGTCTCCTTCGAGGAAGAAGTTCCACGAGCATAGGCTCTTGGGTTTGCATCGGATCATGGGGCTGCCTGCTTCGCTAAGGTGTCCGCAGGATCTTCTCCATCTTGCGACCTTTCGCCAGCTCGTCCACCAGCTTGTCGAGGTACCGAACCTGCTTGGTCAGCGGCGTCTCGATTTCTTCGATCCGGTAGCCGCAGATGGACCCGGTGATGAGCGACGCGTTGGGGTTGAGCGTGGCCTGTTCGAAGAACTGGGCGAACGTGGCCTTCTCCTTAATCAGACGCTTGAGGTCCTTCGAGTTGAAGCCGGTCAGCCAGGCGATGACTTGGTGGAGCTCATCGACGGTCCGCCCCTTCTTCTCCACCTTGGCGACGTAGTGCGGGTAGACCGAAGCGAACGTCATGTTCGCGATGCGCTGGTCGTGTTCTGGGGTGGTGTTCATGGGCGCCGGCGGAACCACGTGCCTTACTTCGCTGCCACGTCCTGCCTACTCGCGACTCGTCTTGGTTCAGCCACGGTCATCGCGATCGCAGCAACCTGCAAGACGCCGGATAGCGACCCATACCAGAGCATCCGCTCTAGGTAGATGTTCTGCATCTCGCCTGGCGTTACCGCACTTGGCGCATACGCAACCAACCCACCCACCCAGCCACATCGAGAGCAATAAGGCAATCGAGCCGATTAGTAAAGCGACCACGAAGCGTACAGTCATAGGTCTGGCTCGCGGCGGCAAACAGTGACGGACGGCGGGTAGCGCCGTCCCGTTGGCAGCGACATTCCTGGCGGACGGTTATCCTCTTGCAACGGCGCCCGCTGCTACATCGCTGGCGGCCGCGTCCGGTGCATCGCACTGCTCTGCCTTGGTTCCGGGGTCGATGATGCGGTGCGATGCCTCCGACCGACGCGCATTAATCTCCGCAATCAGCCTGCGGATGTCGTGACCGGCCGCGGCCGACATCGCGTGCCGAACCCGCCGTACCTCGCTGTAGCTATTCATCGACGATGTCCTCGTTGAGTAGTTCCAGAGCGACGTAGAGCAGGTGGTTCCGCCGGCGGACGCCTCCGCCATTCTACCCACGCGACTCCGGCGGGTTCACCTACCTTTTGCCTCGACGGTCGGAAGGCTCCGGCCGCCGCGGGCAAAGGTAGGTGAACCTGCCGGCGGGTGGTCGTGTTTCGTGGACGACGATACTTGCGCCGGCAGAACCATGTCCCCTACTTCGCTCCGGTAAGAACCCAAAGCCCGATGCCCTCTGAGGGATCAACCATTTGAAGCAGCGCCTCGCCCAGCCCCGTCAGCTTGAGAAGCCCCGTCACTCCCGACGAGAGCAGCTCCACTGAGTGTTGATACGCCTCGATCCCGTCAACGCGCAGCGTGACGGGGTGCTCGGCAGCGACGTTGTTGTCGCTGGTAGTCGTCGTCGGCGCCCGATCCACCCGAGCCAGGGCGGTGAACACGTCGCCGATGCAAACGTCCGCCTCATAGACCCGCCCGGCAACTGTGAAGTAGCCAGGATGCGGCCAAACCTCATCTACCGCGAACACCTCTGACGTCGCTGCCGGGCGCCACTGCTGGCTTGCGTAGACATGTGTGACGCGAAGGGCACCGGCCTATCGAGAGTCGCATGTCCGCGCGCGTGGCAATGGCGCGCGGGCACGCTGTGTCCACCCGATCGTGTACCCGCTGCTGCTGGGGGCTTCGGCTGACGCCTACGACCCCAGCCACCCGCCTACGCGTCGGCGCAGATTGTTGGCCGTGTGCCCGCTTCGCCCCCTCCCCTAGCCCCTCCCCCTGCGGGGGAGGGGGACTCTGGGGCTCTACCGCATGCTCATCTCGCTGCTCACGCCGCCCGCGGCGGGCAGGTAGCAGTGGCGGACGTAGTCGGTCACCATGCGGTGCGCGCTGAACCTTCCGGACAGCGTGGCGATGGACTCGACCATCGAGTCGATCCAGGCCCGCGGCAGGCCGTCCGCGTCGCGGTCGTAGAAGCGGGGGATGACCTCGTCTCGCAGCACGTGGAACAGGTCCTGCGCGTCGCGTTCGTCGGTGATGTCGTCGTTCACGTGCTGGGTGCCGCGGCCGATGGCGAAGCCGTTGTTGCCGTTGTAGGCCTCGGCCCACCAGCCATCGAGGATGGAGCAGTTGAGCCCGCCGTTAAGCACCGCCTTCATGCCGCTGGTGCCGGAAGCCTCCAGCGGGCGGCGCGGGTTGTTCAGCCACACGTCGACCCCTTGCACCATGTGGCGGGCGACGTTGATGTCGTAGTCCTCCACAAACACCACACGGCCGGCAAAGCGGGGGTCGTGCCGGAGGTTGGCGATCCGCTTGATGAACGACTTGCCCGGCTCGTCGGCCGGGTGGGCCTTGCCGGAGAAGATGAACTGCACGGGGCGGTTCTCGTTGTTCACCAGGTCGGCGATCTCGTCCATCCGGCGGAGGAACAGGTCGGCGCGCTTGTAGGTGGCGAACCGGCGGGCGAAGCCGATGGTTAGCGCCGATGGGTCGAGGGCGCTGCGGGTTGCGTCCACCACCGCCTCGTCCTCGCCGCGCCGGCGGCACTGCCGGCTGAGGCGCCGGCGGGTGAAGTCCAGCAGCCGCAGCTTGAGCGCGTTGTGCGTCTCCCACAGCTCGCCCGGGTCGACGTTGTACATCCCTTCCCACACGCGGCTGTCGCCCATCCGCTGCGGCCAGTCGAGCGGCAGGTACTTGTCGAACAGCGTACGCATCGGCTGCGCGAGCCAGCTAGGCACGTGCACGCCGTTGGTGATGTGGCCGATGGGGATCTCTTCCTCAACACGCCACGGCCACAGGTGGGCCCACATCCGCCGGCTCACCACGCCGTGCAGCGCGCTGACGGCGTTGGCGCGGCGCGAGGCCTTGAGGCCGATCACCGTCATGCAGAAGGTCTCGCCTTCGTTCTGCGGCTCGACGCGTCCGAGACCCATGAGCTGCTGGTGGCTGATGCCCAGCTTCTCGCGGAGCGGGCCGAGGTGCTCCTCGATCATGTCCGCGTCGAAGCGGTCGTGGCCGGCCGGCACGGGGGTGTGGGTGGTGAAGACGGTGTTCTGGGCGACCTCGCGGAGGGCGTCGTCGAAGCTCAGGCCGTCCCCTTCCATCCGCTGGTGGATCACCTCGAGCGGGGCGAAGGCGCTGTGCCCCTCGTTCAGGTGGTAGACGCCGGGGTTGATCCCCAGGGCGCCCAGGGCCTTCACGCCGCCGATGCCCAGCACCAGCTCTTGGCGGATGCGGGTGCGGCGGTCGCCGCCGTACAGCCGGCTGGTGAGCTCGCGGTCTTCGGGGCTGTTCCCTTCGACGTCGCAGTCCATCAGGTAGAGCCGCACGCGCCCGACACTCATCAGCCACACCTTGGCCTTGAGGGCGCCGCCGCGGGTGTCGATGGAGACGGTGATGGGCTTGCCGTTCTTGCCCAGCGCGGGCTGCATCGGCAGGTTTTCTACCTTGGTGTTGAGGTACTCCTCGCCCTGCATCCCTTCTTCGTCCAGGTGCTGCTTGAAGTAGCCCTGGTCGTAGAACAGCCCGATGGCCACCAGCGGCAGACCCAGCCCGCTGGCGCTCTTGATGTGGTCTCCCGAGAGGACGCCCAGGCCGCCCGAGTAGATGGGCACCGACTCGTGCATGCCGAACTCGGCGGAGAAGTAGGCCACCGGTCGGGCGCCCAGCACCCCCGCCTCGCGGGCGGCCCACGTGCCGGTGGTGTCGGTCAGGTACTCCTTGAGCCGGCGGTGGGCCTGGTTGATGCGGGTGTACATCGCCAGCTCGTTGGCGCGCTCGGCCACCTGATCGGGGGTCATCTCGCGGAGCAGCGAGATGGGGTTGTGGTCGAGCTGCCGCCAGCGGACGGGGTCGAGGTCGCGGAAGAGCTGCGTTACCTCGGGGCGCCAGCTCCACCACAGGTTGCTGGCCAGGGCGGTGAGCTTCTGATAGAGCGCCTCGGCGGTGACTTCGGTCCAGTTGGCGCGTTCGGTGGCGGCGGCGCTGGGGGGCGTTGCGGCAGGGCTCATGCTGAATCCTTCGGTCGGGTGGGGCAGGGTGGGGGCGTGACAGACGCCCACGGTTCGGCGCCGCCTGAGCAGCCAAAGCGTGTGCAGTGCCGGATTATAGCGGCTAACCTCAGGGAAGCGACCCACGGACGCGGTGCGCCGCCTCGGGCTGGGCAACGCCTCGGCGCGGCGCCGGACGCCCCCTAGAATCGCCGGTCTGTGCTGGCGCCTGCCGTGCCTAACTCGGGAACTATCGTTTTGATCGCACGCTACTGGCTTCCGCTCGTTTGCCTAGTATTCCTAGGCGCCCAGCTTGGGTGCGGCCGCGTCACCACCACGCAGCGGCTGGCCGGGGAGTGGGTCGGAAGGCCCGAGACCGCCGCGGAGCGCACCGCTCGCCAATCGCCGCAGGCGCTGCTGACGCCCGAAGAAGAACAGGCCCGCCGCGCGCAGCGGGGAGAGCCGACCGACTCGGCCGAAGAGCCGGCGCCCCAAAGCGACCTCGAGGCGTACCAGTTCGAGATCAGGCTCGAACTGGGCGTAGACGGCACGGCCCGCATGAGCCAGGGCGGCGGCGCTCCGCTGGACGGCGTCTGGCGGGTGTTGTCGAGCGAGGCGGGCGAGATCGCCCTGCAGGTGACGGCACTGCGGCCCACCACGGGGTCCGAACACCCGGAACGCGAGCAGCGGCGGTTCCTGGCAGAGCTCATCGAAGAAGACCGGGCGATGGTGCTGCACGAAGAGGGCGCCGACCCCCAGTTCGGCGTGCTGCGTTTTGAGCGCGTAGGGGAGTGACGAACGCTGCGCGTTTGGCTGTCAGCCATCAGCTTCTAGTTCTCGCGATGGTATTGACTCCACCGAATTGTTCACCACGGACTACGGACCACTCCCAATCGAAAGCTGACCGCTGAAAGCTGAAAGCTTAGGGCCAATATCAATGACCGACCGCGAACGCTGGATCATCTACCCCTTGTTGTTCCTGGCGCTCGGCGCCGCGCTGCGCGACAAGCTGGCTAAGCGGACGCTCAGCGACCAGCTAGTCTGCAAGACCTTGTTGGTAGTGGATGAGAAGGGCAGGGTGCTCTCGCAACTGGAGGGAGACTCGCTGCGGATCGGCTCGAAGTCTGGCGAGGGGGAGATCCGCGTCGGCAAGGTGCTGGCCGACGGCGTTCAAGCGGGCACCGTTCAGACACATTTGCTCAACGCGGTGTTCTACACGCGTCCGGCGGCCCCGGAGCCCGTGGCGGCCCCGGTCGCCCCCCCGCAGCCGCAGCCGCAGCCGCAGCCGAAGCCGAAGCCGAAGCCGAAGCCGGCGCCAAAGTTGCAGCCGGCGCCGGCGGAAGACGAGTAGTTTTGCGCGGCTTGTGCGCGGGCGTCGATCCATCCTGCTCCTTCACGCGTACGCTATCGCATGATCGACCCGCTCTATTTCATCGTCCTAGCGCCGGCGCTATTGATGGCCATGTGGGCCCAGGGGCGCGTGCGGGCGACCTACGCCAGCGCCTCGCAGGAGCCCGCGGTGCTCTCGGGGGCGGCGACGGCGCGGCACCTGCTCGACTCGGCGGGGCTATCCAACGTGGCGATCGAGCCGATCGCCGGGCAGCTAACCGACCACTACGACCCCCGCACCAAGGTGCTGCGCCTCAGCCAAGGGGTGTATGGGCAGCACAACATGGCGGCCGTTGGCATCGCGGCCCACGAGGCGGGGCACGCCATCCAAGACGCCCGCGGCTACTTCCCGCTGCGGATCCGCAACCTGGCGGTCCCGCTGGCGCAGTTCGGCGGCGGGGCGGGGATGTTTATCTTGATGGCCGGCCTGGTGATGCGCAGCCCCGTGCTGCTGCTGGTGGGCATCGGCTCGTTCGTGGCGGTCGCCGCGTTCCAACTGATCAACCTGCCGGTAGAGTTCGACGCCAGCCGCCGCGCCAAAAAGCACCTGGTGGAGCACGGCATCATCAGCAAAGCGGAGCTGTCTCACGTCGATCGGGTGCTCGATGCCGCGGCCTGGACCTACGTGGCGGGCACGCTGTACGCCGTGCTGATCGTGGTTTACTTCCTGATCCGCCTGAGGGGCGGCAGCCGGAGCTGACGGTTGGGGGCGAGGCGCTAGGGGCGAGGGCCGCGCAAGCGGACATCGCATGTTAACTCACCCCTCACCCCTCGCCCCTCCTGCCGCAGCAGCCACACCCAGTAGAACGCCATCATCGACAGGATCACGATGCTTAGGTTCTGCGAGATGCTCAGCCCGGTGCCGAGGAAGTTGGATTCGTCGACGCGGATCATCTCGAGCAAGAACCGGCTGACGGGGTAGATGGTCAGCATCAGGCCGAACACTTCGCCGTCGCGGCGGCGCAGCGGGTAGGCCAGCCACAACACCCAGCCCAAGAGCGCCGCGTTGATGGCGCTGTAGAGCTGCGTGGGGTGGACCGGCAGGCTCCTGACGCGCGGCTCGGCCACGGGGAGGGCGACCTCGGCGCCCCCCTCCAGCTCTAGCAGCACGGGGTCGTGCCCCTGGTAGGCGGCGCGCATCGCTTCGAAGCTGTCCGCCAGCGAGTCGGCCTTGCGGCCGTCGATCTTGGCGACTTTCGCGCCGGGCGTGATTTCGAGCTGCTCGTCCCACACCTGGCTCACCGTGAGTCCCTGCTCGGTCTCGCTCAAGCGGACCCCGTGCAGCTCGCCCCGGCTGAGCTGGTCGACGAACACCTGGCTGTCGTCGGGGAACGTGATGGCCCAGGGGCGGTCGCACACGCCGCCGAAGCAGCAGCCGTTGAGCAGGCACCCCAGCCGCCCGATGGCCAGCCCCACCGCCAGCGAGGGCGCCAGCAGGTCCGCCATCCCCAGCAGCGGCAGCCCGTGCCGGCGTACGAACACCACAAACGCCGCCGCGGCGCCGATCAGCGACCCGTACACCACTAGGCCCCCTTCGGTAAACATCAGCGCCTTGAGGATCGCCTCGCGCAGCGGGAGCCCTGCGAAGCTCACCTGCCAGTACTCGATCACGTGGAACAGCCGCGCACCGGCGATGCCGCACACCACCAGCCAGATCACCAGCGAGTAGATGACGTCGTCCGCAATGCCGCGTTGCCGGGCGCGGTGCAGCGCCATCGCAACACCGCTGGCCAGCGCCAGCAGCAGCATCACGCCGTAGCCGCGGATAGGGATCCCCTCGGGGACGAACCTTGGCGCCACGACGAGCGCCGCCGCTACCGCCGCCACGAGCCCCGCGAAGCCGATCCAATCGGCCTGCTCGCCGCGCCGCGCCGCCCCCCTGAGACGCAGCGCGTAGACGCCGGCGCCTACCAGCCACACCGCCAGCGCAAGGCCGAAGCCCAGCAGGGGGATGCCGGCCACGTCGACGGGGATGCGGAAGAGCTCGCTACGCATGCGTGAGTTGTGTACGAGTGAAGGGCCAAGGCGAGCCGTTGGCGTAAGCCGCCGGAACTTTTGCGGAAGGTTTGTGCGGGCCGTTGTGGCGGTGCGAGCCTCGATTGCTCCGGCGGCTTACGCCGGCGGCTCGCCTGGGGAGAGTAGTTGGTTGTCGATCAGTCGGGTGGGCCCCACTTTGGCCGCCACGGCGGCGACGGTGGGGCCCGTGAGTTCGCCGTGGGCTTCTTCTACGCCGCCGTCGTGCAGCAGCACGGCGTACTGCGGTTCTACCTGGGGCTCGCCGGCGAAGACCGCTTCCATGGCGCGGCGGAGCCGGGCGGCG from Pirellulimonas nuda includes:
- a CDS encoding acyl-CoA dehydrogenase family protein — encoded protein: MIETPDSPELAALCKQLAERAGETDRAGAFPAEQLRLCGEAGVFRWFLAPEHGGFGWDEEAVVRGYLALSEACLTTTFVITQRTGACRRIAGGGSDALRARLLPGLASGAALATVGISHLTTSGRHLKQPMLRATRTDAGWRLDGAAPWVTGGDHADWLVVGATVMDRDEPTSEQLLAVVPGSLEGVTAQAPFELVGVSASSTGPVRFDGAQIGDDLLLAGPVENVMAQGIGGRTGGHETSTLALGLASAAIGLLNHEGQRRENLHGPTAAIVAERDELVADLLSITRGAPSCTTESLRRRANSLALRAAQASLAAAKGAGYVAGHPAGRWCRESLFFLVWSCPQPVLDANLCELAGIVG
- a CDS encoding DUF2200 domain-containing protein; translated protein: MNTTPEHDQRIANMTFASVYPHYVAKVEKKGRTVDELHQVIAWLTGFNSKDLKRLIKEKATFAQFFEQATLNPNASLITGSICGYRIEEIETPLTKQVRYLDKLVDELAKGRKMEKILRTP
- the glgP gene encoding alpha-glucan family phosphorylase encodes the protein MSPAATPPSAAATERANWTEVTAEALYQKLTALASNLWWSWRPEVTQLFRDLDPVRWRQLDHNPISLLREMTPDQVAERANELAMYTRINQAHRRLKEYLTDTTGTWAAREAGVLGARPVAYFSAEFGMHESVPIYSGGLGVLSGDHIKSASGLGLPLVAIGLFYDQGYFKQHLDEEGMQGEEYLNTKVENLPMQPALGKNGKPITVSIDTRGGALKAKVWLMSVGRVRLYLMDCDVEGNSPEDRELTSRLYGGDRRTRIRQELVLGIGGVKALGALGINPGVYHLNEGHSAFAPLEVIHQRMEGDGLSFDDALREVAQNTVFTTHTPVPAGHDRFDADMIEEHLGPLREKLGISHQQLMGLGRVEPQNEGETFCMTVIGLKASRRANAVSALHGVVSRRMWAHLWPWRVEEEIPIGHITNGVHVPSWLAQPMRTLFDKYLPLDWPQRMGDSRVWEGMYNVDPGELWETHNALKLRLLDFTRRRLSRQCRRRGEDEAVVDATRSALDPSALTIGFARRFATYKRADLFLRRMDEIADLVNNENRPVQFIFSGKAHPADEPGKSFIKRIANLRHDPRFAGRVVFVEDYDINVARHMVQGVDVWLNNPRRPLEASGTSGMKAVLNGGLNCSILDGWWAEAYNGNNGFAIGRGTQHVNDDITDERDAQDLFHVLRDEVIPRFYDRDADGLPRAWIDSMVESIATLSGRFSAHRMVTDYVRHCYLPAAGGVSSEMSMR
- a CDS encoding zinc metallopeptidase, producing the protein MIDPLYFIVLAPALLMAMWAQGRVRATYASASQEPAVLSGAATARHLLDSAGLSNVAIEPIAGQLTDHYDPRTKVLRLSQGVYGQHNMAAVGIAAHEAGHAIQDARGYFPLRIRNLAVPLAQFGGGAGMFILMAGLVMRSPVLLLVGIGSFVAVAAFQLINLPVEFDASRRAKKHLVEHGIISKAELSHVDRVLDAAAWTYVAGTLYAVLIVVYFLIRLRGGSRS
- a CDS encoding prolipoprotein diacylglyceryl transferase yields the protein MRSELFRIPVDVAGIPLLGFGLALAVWLVGAGVYALRLRGAARRGEQADWIGFAGLVAAVAAALVVAPRFVPEGIPIRGYGVMLLLALASGVAMALHRARQRGIADDVIYSLVIWLVVCGIAGARLFHVIEYWQVSFAGLPLREAILKALMFTEGGLVVYGSLIGAAAAFVVFVRRHGLPLLGMADLLAPSLAVGLAIGRLGCLLNGCCFGGVCDRPWAITFPDDSQVFVDQLSRGELHGVRLSETEQGLTVSQVWDEQLEITPGAKVAKIDGRKADSLADSFEAMRAAYQGHDPVLLELEGGAEVALPVAEPRVRSLPVHPTQLYSAINAALLGWVLWLAYPLRRRDGEVFGLMLTIYPVSRFLLEMIRVDESNFLGTGLSISQNLSIVILSMMAFYWVWLLRQEGRGVRGELTCDVRLRGPRP